A genomic region of Nostoc sp. UHCC 0702 contains the following coding sequences:
- a CDS encoding histidine phosphatase family protein — MTLNLYLLRHGETTFSQSGNFCGETDAELTSQGMQMAESFADVYQSLLWEAVYVSPMKRTIATAKPFCDAIGMDMQLRDGLREGSYGKWETKSKSFVQENYPENYVKWLTEPAWNAPLSGETAVDIANRSMPVIAEIQEKHPQGNVLVVSHKATIRIMLCSLLGIDLGRYRYRVNILVASVSMVQFGVNGPLLEILGDRHHIPNHIRSRPGT; from the coding sequence ATGACACTCAATTTATATTTACTGCGACATGGAGAAACTACTTTTAGTCAAAGTGGTAACTTCTGCGGTGAAACTGATGCGGAATTGACCTCCCAAGGGATGCAGATGGCAGAGAGTTTTGCCGATGTTTATCAAAGCTTATTGTGGGAAGCTGTTTATGTTAGCCCGATGAAGCGCACAATTGCAACTGCTAAGCCATTTTGTGATGCTATCGGTATGGATATGCAGTTGCGTGACGGACTTAGAGAAGGTAGTTACGGCAAATGGGAAACTAAGAGTAAATCGTTTGTCCAAGAGAATTACCCAGAAAACTATGTAAAATGGTTGACAGAACCCGCTTGGAATGCACCATTAAGTGGAGAAACTGCGGTAGATATTGCTAACCGTTCTATGCCCGTAATTGCTGAAATTCAAGAAAAACATCCCCAAGGTAATGTTTTAGTAGTTTCCCATAAAGCCACGATTCGGATTATGCTTTGCAGTCTACTGGGAATTGATTTGGGACGCTATCGCTATCGGGTGAATATTTTGGTCGCGTCGGTAAGTATGGTTCAATTTGGCGTTAATGGCCCCTTGTTAGAAATATTAGGCGATCGCCATCATATACCCAATCATATTCGCTCTCGCCCGGGAACATAA
- a CDS encoding response regulator, translating into MSKICVPNNFESTNFEDETRDLDIFKGLTILVVDDDDNMRFFISEIFEIYGSKVMVADNALEAFELIEQFQLDLLISDINMPGENGYWLIRKVRTLTSLKKREIPAIAFSGNPEAKAHKKALASGFQTYIQKPSKVEQLVAETIKLLKLSVKRSPHEKLPGN; encoded by the coding sequence ATGAGTAAAATATGTGTGCCAAATAACTTTGAGAGTACAAATTTTGAAGACGAGACAAGAGACTTAGATATTTTTAAAGGATTGACAATTCTGGTAGTGGACGATGATGATAATATGCGGTTTTTCATTAGCGAGATTTTTGAAATTTATGGAAGTAAGGTAATGGTGGCAGACAATGCCTTAGAAGCATTTGAGTTAATTGAGCAATTTCAACTGGATCTCTTAATTAGCGACATTAATATGCCAGGAGAAAATGGCTATTGGTTAATACGGAAAGTCAGAACACTTACCTCTTTAAAAAAAAGAGAAATCCCCGCGATCGCTTTTAGTGGCAATCCTGAAGCTAAGGCACATAAGAAGGCTCTTGCTTCTGGGTTTCAAACTTATATCCAAAAGCCTTCTAAAGTGGAGCAGTTAGTAGCAGAAACAATAAAACTGCTCAAACTTTCTGTTAAACGTAGTCCTCATGAAAAATTACCAGGAAACTAG
- a CDS encoding NACHT domain-containing NTPase, producing MVKRSLQASSIGIQQAKKAFARTGWTQENLAIEVNLKTRQPIWRFFSGRPIERLTFIEICSVLSLNWREIAIDPPAEFIDREEFTQPSVLEIDALVQQVRSQRFDKIQDQCGILQLLDISRPVAINDIYIDVNILEAIASFQSLEITELQNLDPKEFDRFGLGEVEQKQIPGIQAVEIYSKLRVLGKPGVGKTTFLQHLAIQCNQGAFAANQVPIFITLRNFAQESKITNEFSLLNYICQEFLTSGIFDASVIETLLNAGRVLLLLDGMDEVLNQQSNAVLSEIRRFSDKYHRNQLVATCRTAAQRLRLRGFSDVEIAPFTSEQIRAFAQKWFVAFTKTNTEDGQTQSVEFIQKLDLDENWQFRQLVVTPLFLHLACWVFHGQEKFPTKRTDFYKQGLDLLLGKWDEAKGVERDEVYRGFLLPQKLKFLSQIAAATFEQGQYFFEQRIVEQYIGDYIQNLTNVPMDADELQIESEAALKAIEAQHGLLAERARGIFSFSYLAFQEYFTARKIVASHNLQAFEQALSGLVSHITDPHWREIFLLTATMLRSADSLVQLMKQQIDALVSQDPYLQEFLTWASQKSRTIPTQSKDATVRAFYLALSRTPHVAPHFALASSLDQGMFLDAALDNLLLECAIDQSQDFAHFHVCGDALSNILGIVLDVGLHKSLQQLSEQLPNSRQNQERFRLWLQTSYAAWAEQLKMTVMNYRNINHQWQFSAEQQQVLQRYYDANQLLLDCLHSNCEVTAAIRQEIEATLLLPQKELEEREWQ from the coding sequence ATGGTCAAGCGATCGCTCCAAGCATCATCTATTGGGATTCAACAGGCTAAAAAAGCGTTTGCCCGCACAGGTTGGACTCAAGAAAATCTAGCAATAGAAGTCAACTTAAAAACTCGACAACCCATTTGGCGGTTTTTTAGTGGACGACCGATTGAACGTCTGACATTTATTGAAATTTGTTCGGTGTTATCACTCAATTGGCGAGAGATTGCTATTGATCCTCCGGCAGAATTTATTGACCGAGAAGAATTCACCCAGCCCTCTGTCCTAGAAATTGATGCGTTAGTGCAACAAGTGCGATCGCAACGCTTCGACAAAATTCAAGACCAGTGCGGCATTTTGCAGTTATTGGACATCAGCCGTCCGGTTGCGATTAATGACATATATATAGATGTGAATATTTTGGAGGCAATTGCCAGTTTTCAGTCGTTAGAAATTACTGAGCTACAAAACCTTGATCCAAAAGAATTTGACCGTTTTGGCTTAGGTGAGGTAGAGCAGAAACAGATACCTGGTATACAAGCAGTTGAAATATACTCCAAGCTGAGGGTGCTAGGTAAACCAGGCGTAGGTAAAACCACCTTTTTGCAACATCTCGCCATTCAGTGTAACCAAGGTGCATTTGCGGCGAATCAGGTGCCAATCTTCATCACACTGAGAAATTTTGCCCAGGAGTCTAAGATTACCAACGAATTCAGCCTATTAAACTACATCTGCCAGGAATTCCTCACCTCTGGCATTTTCGATGCCTCAGTCATAGAAACCTTACTAAATGCAGGCAGAGTATTACTATTGCTTGATGGCATGGATGAAGTTCTTAACCAACAAAGCAATGCTGTCTTAAGCGAAATTCGCAGATTTTCAGATAAATATCACAGAAATCAGTTGGTGGCTACCTGTCGAACAGCAGCTCAAAGACTGAGACTGCGAGGCTTTAGCGATGTTGAGATTGCCCCATTTACCTCAGAACAAATCCGAGCCTTCGCTCAAAAATGGTTTGTGGCCTTTACCAAGACCAACACTGAAGATGGTCAGACCCAGTCCGTTGAGTTCATTCAGAAACTAGACTTAGATGAAAACTGGCAATTTCGCCAACTCGTCGTCACACCTCTATTTCTGCATCTTGCCTGCTGGGTATTTCATGGTCAAGAAAAATTTCCGACTAAGCGCACTGACTTTTATAAGCAAGGTCTAGACCTGCTTTTGGGTAAATGGGATGAAGCCAAAGGCGTTGAACGGGATGAGGTTTACCGAGGGTTTTTATTACCACAAAAGCTCAAATTCTTGAGCCAGATTGCAGCAGCGACATTTGAGCAAGGTCAGTACTTCTTTGAGCAACGCATCGTTGAGCAATATATTGGTGACTATATTCAAAACTTGACCAACGTCCCGATGGATGCAGATGAACTGCAAATAGAAAGTGAAGCGGCGCTGAAAGCAATTGAGGCGCAACATGGACTACTAGCAGAAAGAGCGCGGGGAATTTTCTCCTTCTCCTATCTGGCATTTCAAGAATACTTCACAGCTAGAAAAATCGTTGCCAGCCATAACCTACAAGCATTTGAGCAAGCGCTCTCTGGACTAGTCAGTCATATCACTGACCCGCACTGGCGCGAAATCTTCTTGTTAACGGCTACCATGCTCCGGAGTGCAGATTCTTTGGTACAGTTGATGAAGCAACAGATTGATGCACTGGTTTCCCAAGACCCTTATCTACAAGAGTTTTTGACCTGGGCTAGCCAAAAATCTCGCACTATTCCCACCCAATCAAAAGATGCCACAGTTCGAGCATTTTACCTGGCCTTGAGTCGGACTCCTCATGTAGCTCCTCACTTTGCCTTAGCCAGCAGCCTTGACCAGGGGATGTTTCTCGATGCAGCCTTGGATAACCTGCTGCTAGAGTGTGCAATTGATCAGAGCCAAGACTTTGCCCACTTCCACGTCTGTGGAGATGCTCTGTCGAACATTTTGGGTATTGTTCTGGATGTTGGACTCCATAAATCCCTGCAACAACTCTCTGAGCAATTGCCAAATTCTCGTCAAAATCAAGAAAGGTTTCGGCTATGGTTACAGACGAGCTATGCAGCCTGGGCTGAACAGTTAAAGATGACGGTGATGAACTATCGCAATATTAACCACCAGTGGCAGTTTAGTGCTGAACAACAGCAAGTGCTGCAACGCTATTACGATGCCAATCAACTACTACTCGATTGCCTGCATAGCAATTGTGAGGTGACGGCTGCTATCAGACAAGAAATTGAAGCCACCTTACTATTGCCTCAAAAAGAACTTGAGGAGAGGGAATGGCAATAG
- a CDS encoding PIN domain-containing protein, which translates to MTASYKNGYFIDSNIWIYALANNQDINKRNIACQLVDAEGVIISTQVINEVCLNLIKKSSFTEQQIIQLIEAFYKGCHIITFNRDIFVNSSNLRSRYHFSFWDSLIIACALAAGANILYSEDMQDGLVVDNQLEIVNPFKER; encoded by the coding sequence ATGACCGCAAGTTATAAAAATGGCTATTTTATAGATTCTAATATTTGGATTTATGCTTTAGCAAATAATCAAGATATTAACAAACGCAATATAGCTTGTCAGCTAGTTGATGCTGAAGGAGTAATCATTAGCACGCAAGTGATCAATGAAGTATGTCTAAATTTAATTAAAAAATCTTCTTTCACTGAACAACAAATAATACAGTTAATAGAGGCATTTTATAAAGGTTGCCACATTATTACATTTAATCGTGATATTTTTGTGAACTCTTCCAATCTCCGCAGTCGATATCATTTCTCTTTTTGGGATAGTTTAATTATCGCTTGTGCTTTAGCCGCAGGAGCAAATATTCTCTATTCTGAAGATATGCAGGATGGGTTAGTGGTAGATAATCAACTAGAAATTGTGAATCCTTTTAAAGAACGATAG
- a CDS encoding response regulator has product MNLTIASPSKVGILKDVQVLVVDNDLNSGVLYSIFLEHFGANVMTAGSIKEALEILTWFVPNILICEIRFLGESVYALLNQLTAKEADNRNHIPIIVTSTCTTGTIEQIPEIEFEGYLLKPIDLDQLVDMIVNLVQSSRNNSLADKAKHRCINDMAVVGS; this is encoded by the coding sequence ATGAATTTAACTATTGCCTCTCCTTCCAAAGTTGGGATACTCAAAGATGTGCAAGTACTCGTTGTAGACAACGATCTTAATAGTGGAGTGCTATATAGCATCTTTCTCGAACATTTTGGCGCAAATGTGATGACAGCTGGCTCTATAAAGGAAGCTTTAGAAATCCTGACTTGGTTCGTCCCCAACATCCTAATCTGTGAAATTAGATTTTTAGGTGAAAGTGTCTATGCTTTACTCAATCAATTGACAGCTAAGGAAGCAGATAATAGGAATCATATTCCAATTATTGTGACTTCAACCTGTACCACAGGTACTATTGAGCAAATTCCAGAGATAGAGTTTGAAGGATATCTACTCAAACCAATTGACCTGGATCAATTAGTTGACATGATAGTTAACCTAGTACAGTCTAGCAGAAATAATTCATTAGCTGACAAAGCAAAACACCGATGTATTAATGACATGGCAGTAGTTGGTAGCTGA
- a CDS encoding M48 family metallopeptidase, producing the protein MSFFKTPLIGLKADAFRHPLDLEATKSLKQIPGLDLMVRNWLGPMAEQIFYVENIASSILVGENQLPDLHNLLLEACKILDIEPPQLYVRQHPAPNAYTFAMRGKQPFVVLHTSLIDMLTPEEIQAVIAHELGHLKCDHSLYLTPVNVLVLAAAIVPNIGAVLAQAIQAQLLEWVRCAEFTCDRAALLATQNPKVVMSVLMKLAGGSPTLAPQLNLDAFVAQARAYDDISKTELGEMVKIARTAELTHPVPVLRAREIDRWSSSTEYQSLLQGHGFKDTSDTLPKGGWRNW; encoded by the coding sequence ATGTCTTTCTTCAAAACCCCGCTAATTGGTTTAAAAGCTGACGCATTTCGTCATCCCTTAGACTTAGAAGCTACTAAATCGCTCAAGCAAATACCAGGTTTAGATTTGATGGTGCGAAATTGGCTCGGGCCAATGGCAGAGCAGATTTTCTATGTGGAAAATATAGCCTCCAGTATTCTGGTGGGTGAAAACCAACTGCCTGATTTACACAACCTGTTGTTAGAAGCCTGCAAAATTCTGGATATTGAGCCTCCCCAGTTGTATGTCCGGCAGCATCCTGCCCCTAATGCTTACACCTTTGCTATGCGGGGTAAACAACCTTTTGTTGTGTTGCATACCTCGTTGATTGATATGCTCACACCAGAGGAAATCCAGGCAGTGATTGCCCATGAACTAGGACATCTTAAGTGTGATCACAGCCTTTATTTGACACCTGTGAATGTATTAGTTTTAGCAGCGGCAATTGTACCTAATATCGGAGCTGTTCTCGCTCAAGCTATACAAGCACAACTTTTAGAATGGGTACGCTGTGCTGAGTTTACCTGCGATCGCGCTGCTTTGTTAGCCACTCAAAATCCCAAAGTTGTGATGTCGGTATTGATGAAGCTGGCTGGCGGTTCACCCACCTTAGCACCGCAACTTAACCTCGATGCCTTCGTTGCCCAAGCCCGCGCTTATGATGATATCAGCAAGACTGAACTGGGTGAAATGGTCAAAATAGCCCGCACAGCCGAATTAACTCATCCAGTCCCAGTGCTGCGGGCGCGAGAAATTGACCGTTGGTCAAGCAGCACAGAATATCAATCTTTATTACAAGGTCATGGATTCAAGGATACTAGTGACACCTTACCCAAGGGAGGGTGGCGCAACTGGTAG
- a CDS encoding alpha-hydroxy-acid oxidizing protein, which produces MTDVSNNNRFQPINLFEYEQLAKQHLSQMAYDYYSSGAWDEVTLQDNRAAFERIKLRPRMLVDVSDRNLSTSILGQPLQMPLLIAPMAFQCLAHPEGEVATALAAASAGIGMVLSTMATKSIEEVAAVCDKQNALQWFQLYIHKDQGLTRALVERADAAGYKALCLTVDAPILGQRERDRRNEFALPPGLHPANLATISGLDIDHQKGESGLFTYFAEQLNPAVTWRDLEWLQSLSSLPLVIKGILRDDDAVRAVECGAKAIIVSNHGGRQLDGAIASIEALAEIVAAVDGKAEVLLDGGIRRGTDILKALALGAKAVLIGRPVLWGLADRGQAGVSHVISLLQDEFSVAMALCGCIQLQDIDSSLVKSVNFASK; this is translated from the coding sequence ATGACAGATGTTTCAAACAACAATCGCTTCCAACCAATTAATCTATTTGAATACGAACAGCTAGCGAAACAGCATTTATCTCAAATGGCCTATGATTACTACAGCAGTGGCGCTTGGGATGAAGTGACATTGCAAGATAATCGTGCTGCCTTTGAGCGCATCAAGCTGCGACCTCGGATGTTAGTAGATGTGAGCGATCGCAACCTCAGCACCTCTATTTTAGGGCAACCTCTGCAAATGCCCTTGCTAATTGCACCGATGGCTTTTCAATGTCTAGCTCATCCAGAGGGTGAAGTGGCCACAGCACTAGCTGCGGCATCAGCAGGTATAGGCATGGTATTGAGTACAATGGCTACTAAAAGCATTGAAGAAGTAGCGGCTGTATGTGACAAACAAAATGCTTTACAGTGGTTTCAGCTTTACATCCACAAAGACCAGGGTTTAACTCGTGCTTTAGTAGAAAGGGCTGATGCAGCAGGCTACAAAGCTTTGTGTCTGACTGTAGATGCACCTATATTAGGACAACGAGAACGCGATCGGCGTAACGAGTTTGCTTTACCACCAGGTTTGCATCCGGCTAATCTTGCAACTATCTCAGGTTTAGATATTGACCACCAAAAAGGCGAATCGGGATTATTTACTTATTTTGCCGAGCAACTCAACCCAGCAGTAACTTGGCGAGACTTGGAATGGTTGCAGTCTTTGTCTTCGCTACCTTTGGTAATTAAAGGAATTTTACGGGACGATGATGCTGTACGAGCTGTCGAGTGTGGAGCCAAAGCAATTATTGTTTCCAATCATGGTGGTAGACAACTTGATGGTGCGATCGCGTCAATAGAAGCCCTAGCTGAAATAGTAGCAGCAGTAGATGGTAAAGCAGAAGTACTTCTAGATGGAGGTATCCGCCGAGGCACAGATATTTTGAAAGCCCTAGCATTAGGAGCAAAAGCAGTACTCATCGGGCGGCCTGTTTTGTGGGGACTGGCAGACAGAGGACAAGCTGGTGTATCTCATGTCATATCCTTGCTACAAGACGAGTTTAGTGTCGCAATGGCTCTGTGTGGCTGTATTCAGCTACAAGATATTGACTCTAGTTTGGTCAAATCAGTCAATTTTGCCAGTAAATAG
- a CDS encoding polyprenyl synthetase family protein: MSELESMKYYRERVNFLLRNYYDQQNALYQPLNLAFFYSRRRLRATLAYCGSGIVGGIPEDADKIAMLYEIITANYVLIDDSVILDAGKKRGDLPTPRIQYGEAAALLSAAIIQLEPIRLLPDNPLLKEIFYQSARDTIIGLFLEQKLADLSPDLIVDEKEILHIARLMTGPLLAGAITSGAIISGATQAQIDALNAYAMDFGTAYQIADHIIDLMVSAENSGKDNFSDIKTNKKTIVVNHALQYLPKDSWQWAEIINAIGTVPSPEKKSKLQRIFNNSGSIQHCLHLVERLYSQAKSHLHELPDNQYRSLCMKLPDIYLKELLNSIDDSILDKV; encoded by the coding sequence ATGTCTGAATTAGAATCAATGAAATATTATCGTGAACGTGTAAATTTTCTATTAAGGAATTACTACGATCAGCAAAATGCTCTCTATCAGCCACTTAACCTCGCATTCTTTTACAGTAGGCGTAGGTTGCGAGCAACTTTGGCGTATTGCGGAAGTGGGATTGTTGGTGGAATACCTGAAGACGCTGACAAAATAGCAATGCTTTATGAAATCATCACTGCAAATTATGTTCTTATAGATGACAGCGTGATTTTGGATGCAGGAAAAAAGCGTGGGGATCTTCCAACACCAAGAATTCAGTACGGAGAGGCTGCTGCACTGTTATCCGCAGCTATTATTCAATTGGAACCAATTCGCTTGCTTCCAGATAACCCACTACTCAAAGAGATTTTCTACCAATCGGCTCGCGACACAATTATAGGCTTATTCCTGGAGCAAAAGCTTGCCGATTTATCTCCAGACTTAATTGTCGATGAAAAAGAAATTCTGCATATTGCGCGGTTAATGACAGGGCCACTTTTGGCAGGTGCAATAACATCAGGCGCCATCATTAGTGGCGCTACACAAGCCCAAATTGATGCTTTAAATGCCTATGCTATGGATTTTGGTACTGCTTATCAAATAGCCGATCATATTATTGATCTAATGGTGTCGGCTGAAAATTCGGGCAAAGATAATTTTTCTGATATTAAAACAAACAAGAAAACTATTGTTGTCAACCATGCACTACAGTATTTACCAAAAGACTCATGGCAATGGGCTGAAATTATTAATGCTATAGGAACTGTTCCTTCTCCTGAGAAAAAAAGTAAACTACAGCGTATTTTCAACAATAGCGGCTCAATTCAGCACTGTCTCCATCTTGTAGAAAGGCTATACTCCCAAGCCAAATCACACTTACATGAACTTCCAGACAACCAATACCGCTCCTTATGCATGAAACTCCCTGATATATATCTCAAGGAGTTACTCAACTCAATAGATGATTCAATCTTGGATAAGGTATAA